AGTCACAATTACTTGCAGCACAATGCAGGATTGTTTCTGGAATCATTTTCAGTTGAACTAGTTGTTTTGGCCATATGGAAGAAAGCTCTTCATATTTGCAACTCCTGGCTGGCCTCAAGTGCAGGAAGTGAATTACCTGAAAGCAGTTCAGCTAATGAGTCGAATCCTGATCATGGTGGCAGAGCAAATAAAATGGATTTAGACAGACCTTCATCTGCCTGCAAGTGGGCGGAGCAAGAATTTGTTGCGGCATATAATCGTGCAGAGAAGTTATCGGACCACATAAGTAATATGGATGGTTAGTCTATATATCAATGTCTTCTTGTGGTGTTTACCTTACTGGTTTTGCTATTGACATGATATCTGCGGATTGTGTTGCAGCTGCTGCTCAGATGCCCGATGCCATGGAAATAATATTCCAAAAGGCTCTTGCTGTTGGGACTAGCGCTGCTGTAAGTAGCTTAATCCTCTGTTGTAAATATGTTCACATGTTTGTTCATACAAATGAGTCAGGATTGCATTCTGCTTTCCTCCAGGTAGACGAGTATATGGAGAACAGGGGCAGTGCTGCAATCTCTTACTCCAAAGCAATGCTTCTACTTTCTTTTGTTGTGGAAGAAGCAGCATCTCTGCCACTGAATCCTCCATTTCTATTAACCCCTGCCAATAAGAAACGAATACAGAACTACATAATGAATTTGCAGTCCCATCAATCTTACTTCTAATTGAGCAACAACCTCCTGATATCCACACCAAGTATGTctctgtgtgtgtgtgtgtgtgtgtgtgtgtatatatatatatggtgtATAGCTATTTTGAGAAACGACTTTAATTGCTGATAGTCCCTGCAAATCACCGGTCAGATGTGGCATGCAATTCCGAACTTCTGCATGTTCAAGTGGATAGTTGACATGACTAAGCGAGCACTTTGACATATATTGGATAGAATTGTAAATGAGACTCTGGGCATCCAAATTACGATGATATTGACATGTTTCGATGAAGCTTTTGTTGttgttactatttttttatcatgtaaaattataaacaactGTAAATATGAATGTAAGTTCTACAGTCTTTCCTTTATGGTGAGATACACATGCTCGTTTCCCTATTGTTTACCTCGTGAGTTGAGAAGTATGAACACTTATGCTTGGTAAGGAAGAAAGCGGCTTTCTTATCCATTTTCTTCTAGTAACAAGTAGAAAGCATTAGTATATGTGAACAAAATTGTAAGGTAAAAACTATATATGCTTTATTGCGACTCATGAAATTTCATCTGCTACATAATATCCATCTTATTCATTCCTCACGTTCCACACAGACCTGCATCTAAGACATTATACAACAATTAGAATCCATTCTTGGCAGCAAGGTTACGACCCATTCCATTTCTGTCGTCACAGCTACAAGCACCTCCTTTTAGTAGGATGGGTTTCTCTATAACCTAGAGACTTGCTTGCTTATCCCTAACATGACCACTAAGAATTACAACTTAGGGAAGCAAATAAACAACACCTTTTGATGAAATGGGTCAGACTCAGATCCGGGCCCATTCATTACTTGACTGGTTCTTATCTAAGTCTCTACTTAGGAGTTTTTAACTGCAGTTACAAGGTTCAAGAAATAATAAGCCAATGTAGCTGTATATGGTACACACACGCACGAAAAGTCTCGTGATCTGCAAATACTATAATTTAAACATTTGAacatgaaaaggaaaatagatAAGGGGGGgaaatttaacaaattacaTGCAGAAACAAAAGGTTTCCTTTGTTTAAGCATGCAATATCAAGTTGAAGCTTTCCCTTCCACACGTATCCTCTTTGGGCCTTTCTCCTCACCTTGGCTGCCGGCGGTCAGCATCCTATTTTCCTTAGCCTCCACTGAACATCTTTTGTATGGTTTGAATCCTGTTCGACGAGCCTTCAGTTTTCCATGTCCGAGTCCAAATGTCAGCAGCCCGTCCTCCCCGTTGTTTTCACATCTAGGCATCTCAATTTTCTCTGCTTCTTGATGGCTAGTACAGAATCCCGATATGTTGCCGTTAAGGCTCAATAATaatgcattttcatttttctcaaCTGTGTTCTGCTTATCTTCTTCGATTTCATCCTTCTGGCGTGCCTCATTCTTTAAAACATGTGGAGGAGAGAAGCTTTGCGGCAATACCTCTCTGGAGAAGAGAGCTTGAAAAGCCAGCCGCCCCTGGTGTATTAGTAACACAAGAATGTAAGTGAATACAAAGAAAAACTCTTAAGACTCTTAAACTCTTCACCTGGAATAAACTATGTGATTAAAGACTTCTATTGTTACTAGAAGATCTGAATTTAGGAATTTGTATCTTAATTTTGAGCTTTGCTTTTTAGTTCAACTCTATAAGCATTAAAACTTGTAAAAAGGACATTCTCTAACTAACTATTAGGTATTCCATATCCACCATCAAATTctgtattaaaattaatgaactTGATCTCCATCCACTAATATATCAAACTgaagataatttaattatcataaccataaattaaaatccaactTGAATTGCTCCTCACTCTAAAAGAGATGtcaaagaaaagagaagataGTTACCTCTTCAGAGACCTCCTTCCATGAATCACTTATGCTGCTGTTACTTCTACTGCGTCGACAACTAGACTCAGTAGGTTCAGGGTTTGTATCAGTTTCTTTTAACTCTTCATTGCCTTTCTCAAGCTTCTCTAGTGCATCTGTCTCCACTTCACTGCTAGAAGATGTATTTGAACCACATGAAGAACGGTCAGCCGGTTTTCTGGCTTTTGCTTTGCTCGGGTCCTGGACCTCAGGTGCTGGTGTAGCCATCTCATGATCAGTAGCTTTTGATCCTGTATTTTTCTTCGGACCTCCACTCTCTTCAGAGTCAGACAATGACATCTCCAGTGATTTGGAGGCTGAATTCTGAGCTTGCAAAACTTTGGAATGTTCTACATCAAATTGTTGATTTTGTAATAGAGGATTTTCAACAGTTAGTTTTCTTTCTGTCTTGGCTGCAGGAACTTGACCCGCGCCTGTTGATGCAACAGCAGTTCCAGAAGCAGGAGGGCAGGTAAAGGCAGCATGAAGAGGAGCACACAAGGGAAGTAGTCCGTGTGCTGCCCACCATGCAGTTGCTGCAGCCACAGTAGCAGCAGCAATAGCCGCCATACTGGGGGCAGAGTTCATTTGCCTTGATGGAAATCCTCCTTGGGGACATATTGGAGAATCTGCAGAACTTTCCAGATTAGCATACGGCCAAAATGTAGCTGCAAAGCTTGCTGCAGAATGGGCTGCAGGATTTTGGAGCAGTGTAGATACAATGAGACTCGAAAATGTGGAGGAGATGTGGAGAAATGATCTATAGTCATCTTGATTATGTTGAGTTGAATTAAAGGGAGGAAAACTTGGAAATGATTGATGTGTAGAAGATCTAGGTGCAGTATTTTGATGTTCAGTAGTAGCAGATGCAGCTGGATGAGAGTACAGATTGGGATGCCCATGAACTTCTCCCGTAGGGCAAAATATAGGCTCCTGGAAAGACACATCTGAGGTAGGAGTTTGCATACATGTTCCCAAGCTCCCTTCCAAAACATGCACGGGGACATGCCTTGGATAACCCTGCATGGTTTCCATTTCATCAGTTGGCAATGCACTGTTAAACTCATCTGATTTCTTAGCCTGATCAAATTTCTCATGAAACAGGCAGGATTCCGACTTTGAAGCTTTACTACTACCATTATCCTGAACTGTCTGTTTGGCATCAGGCTTATCTAGCTTTTGATTTCCTTCAAGTTCGATGGTGACATATGATTCATTAGTGGCATCCTGATTTACCACCTTCTTCAGCGAAGGTACAAACTCCCTGAATGAGCATGAGTTTTTTAGTGCCTCTGCCGTTACTACAGAATTCTTATTTGCTGAAGAAACAGAGGAACAATGAGCTTCTTGGAGAAGGGTAAAGACTTCAGAGCAATTGTCACCCTGGTTTTCTGTTGCATCTGTTTGCTTCTCATGTCCATTCAGTCTCTGAATACATAGAGAGAAATAATGACACTGAGAGAATGAAACTTGATTAAATATACAGaggaaaaattaaagagtttCTCACCTCAGGAAGTGGTTCTTTCTCCAAATCCAGCACTTGTGTACAACGTGGAAAAGAAACTAAACTTGGAAGCTTTCCATCCTTTGCTGCCACCTGAGATGGAGTAGGACCAGCACCTGTCTTTCGAGGATAAGGATTGCTTGGTTTTCTCTTAGGACGTGGAGGTGGAATGTCTATATCAAGAGCTTGTCCTATTGGAACACCTTTCGCAATAGCCTCCTTCTCCAACTGTAAGTGACATAGTCTCTTATCATACTAGTCAATTAACAAAACTTTGTTTCAAGGCcccaattttaaaatagcaACACCACAGTTTCTgggaaaaatataaactatatggTGATACAACTTCTCATATGATTTGGATTAATGAACAAGCCTATGGTTTTGGTGTAGAAAGAACCGAGTATTGTTACTCCAAGAGCAACTGTAAACTATACATGTAAAGAAACTTTAAATTTACAGCTTCTCATCTGCATATGTTTTGTACTGTTATCTCTAGCTAGCCATCATAATAATGAATGTGCTGGATACAGAGTCGCACAAAATGCTAGGACACCCTATCTCCATTCGTTGCATGccctttatttctttctagTTACCTTTCACACCCAAATGAAGTATTGTGGAAACATGAAAAAATTGGTTAATTCCAAGGTTTACATTCATAAACTTTAGGTTGATTAAGCATGAAAAATTGATTGATGCCAAGGTTTACACCATAAATTCAAGGTTACAACAGGGTAACCTTACTGTTGCACCAGGACTTGATCTTCAAATATACATACTGGGAAGGTTT
The Ricinus communis isolate WT05 ecotype wild-type chromosome 1, ASM1957865v1, whole genome shotgun sequence DNA segment above includes these coding regions:
- the LOC8270765 gene encoding protein LATE ELONGATED HYPOCOTYL isoform X1: MDTYSSGGEDLVIKTRKPYTITKQRERWTEEEHNRFLEALKLYGRAWQRIEEHIGTKTAVQIRSHAQKFFSKLEKEAIAKGVPIGQALDIDIPPPRPKRKPSNPYPRKTGAGPTPSQVAAKDGKLPSLVSFPRCTQVLDLEKEPLPERLNGHEKQTDATENQGDNCSEVFTLLQEAHCSSVSSANKNSVVTAEALKNSCSFREFVPSLKKVVNQDATNESYVTIELEGNQKLDKPDAKQTVQDNGSSKASKSESCLFHEKFDQAKKSDEFNSALPTDEMETMQGYPRHVPVHVLEGSLGTCMQTPTSDVSFQEPIFCPTGEVHGHPNLYSHPAASATTEHQNTAPRSSTHQSFPSFPPFNSTQHNQDDYRSFLHISSTFSSLIVSTLLQNPAAHSAASFAATFWPYANLESSADSPICPQGGFPSRQMNSAPSMAAIAAATVAAATAWWAAHGLLPLCAPLHAAFTCPPASGTAVASTGAGQVPAAKTERKLTVENPLLQNQQFDVEHSKVLQAQNSASKSLEMSLSDSEESGGPKKNTGSKATDHEMATPAPEVQDPSKAKARKPADRSSCGSNTSSSSEVETDALEKLEKGNEELKETDTNPEPTESSCRRSRSNSSISDSWKEVSEEGRLAFQALFSREVLPQSFSPPHVLKNEARQKDEIEEDKQNTVEKNENALLLSLNGNISGFCTSHQEAEKIEMPRCENNGEDGLLTFGLGHGKLKARRTGFKPYKRCSVEAKENRMLTAGSQGEEKGPKRIRVEGKAST
- the LOC8270765 gene encoding protein LATE ELONGATED HYPOCOTYL isoform X2, whose product is MVKFPVLAQKLEKEAIAKGVPIGQALDIDIPPPRPKRKPSNPYPRKTGAGPTPSQVAAKDGKLPSLVSFPRCTQVLDLEKEPLPERLNGHEKQTDATENQGDNCSEVFTLLQEAHCSSVSSANKNSVVTAEALKNSCSFREFVPSLKKVVNQDATNESYVTIELEGNQKLDKPDAKQTVQDNGSSKASKSESCLFHEKFDQAKKSDEFNSALPTDEMETMQGYPRHVPVHVLEGSLGTCMQTPTSDVSFQEPIFCPTGEVHGHPNLYSHPAASATTEHQNTAPRSSTHQSFPSFPPFNSTQHNQDDYRSFLHISSTFSSLIVSTLLQNPAAHSAASFAATFWPYANLESSADSPICPQGGFPSRQMNSAPSMAAIAAATVAAATAWWAAHGLLPLCAPLHAAFTCPPASGTAVASTGAGQVPAAKTERKLTVENPLLQNQQFDVEHSKVLQAQNSASKSLEMSLSDSEESGGPKKNTGSKATDHEMATPAPEVQDPSKAKARKPADRSSCGSNTSSSSEVETDALEKLEKGNEELKETDTNPEPTESSCRRSRSNSSISDSWKEVSEEGRLAFQALFSREVLPQSFSPPHVLKNEARQKDEIEEDKQNTVEKNENALLLSLNGNISGFCTSHQEAEKIEMPRCENNGEDGLLTFGLGHGKLKARRTGFKPYKRCSVEAKENRMLTAGSQGEEKGPKRIRVEGKAST